A single window of bacterium DNA harbors:
- a CDS encoding biopolymer transporter ExbD: MKLKTEIDLMPAISLALIVLLILLLISPFLGQSRIKVDLPRASTSEMGEEQKITITLSRDGRISVDEKLISLEKLKPFLSQRFKIDPYNLMVIKADKNISYGQVETVLEIAKESGAGRIAIATVQKTEVDLE, from the coding sequence CAGCTATCAGCTTAGCTTTGATCGTGCTTCTTATTTTGCTCCTCATATCGCCTTTCCTCGGTCAGTCCAGAATAAAGGTCGACCTTCCCAGAGCTTCCACTTCTGAAATGGGAGAGGAACAAAAAATTACCATTACCTTATCCAGAGACGGCCGGATTTCCGTGGATGAAAAACTGATTTCCTTAGAGAAACTGAAGCCTTTTTTGTCACAGAGATTCAAAATCGACCCTTATAATCTAATGGTAATAAAAGCAGATAAGAATATTTCCTATGGCCAGGTGGAAACCGTCCTGGAAATTGCCAAGGAGTCTGGAGCAGGACGGATTGCCATTGCCACAGTACAAAAAACAGAGGTTGATCTGGAGTAG